A single window of Desulfovibrio sp. G11 DNA harbors:
- the pbpC gene encoding penicillin-binding protein 1C, with amino-acid sequence MSRGGHSLWRLFRPARWYFASLIAVLGAALLWLHHAPCKYPLDGIGFSRVVYDGKGGLMRLSLSKDQKYRIRTRLSDIPPAAVDSVLRYEDRYYWQHPGVNVLALARAGFGLLAGRRIMGGSTITMQVARLTHGLETGKIGAKLWQIALALQLEWHFSKEEILEAYFNLAPYGGNVEGLGAAAMVYFHKIPEQLTPGESTALMLVPQNPVRRRPAGDNTHFMDAFSRLEAVWHGRQEHAPLRVYGPENLPFTAPHLSTELLQQDGSDTLHTTLDPASQRRLERQLRLFTARRHDYGLVNGAAMLLHWPSMEVRALAGSADFFNAAIMGQVDGTRARRSPGSTLKPFIYALALDQGLIHPLTLLADTPRSFSGYDPENYDGSFRGPVSASEALRASRNVPAIALAARLRQPGFYEFLSRAGVNFASGEEHYGLSLVLGGAEVSMRELAGLYAMLANKGVWRPLRMLQGDRRTAIALPLLSPEASYVALAMLEDGNPDRLVRSQGGTVLPLRLKTGTSNGFRDAWAAGIVGPYVLVVWLGNFDNKPNPLLVGGISAVPLFTQIARDIAMAEPLQDYQAEPAHGLNLERVEVCAATGDLDTSLCEDTVKTWFIPGVSPLASSGVFRPILIDRQTGLRACMPQADRTEVRIWEFWPTDMAQMFARAGMPKPEPPPFALECGRENMITGEAPRIVLPKDGLTYKLSLSSPGHENMVFMAHADAGVKTLHWFVNGRYLGKGVPGEVFLWRAVPGDIELRVVDDAGRAGKKRVRVHAVP; translated from the coding sequence ATGAGTCGGGGCGGGCACAGTTTGTGGCGGCTATTCCGTCCGGCACGCTGGTATTTTGCCTCGCTGATTGCCGTTCTGGGGGCGGCTTTGCTCTGGCTGCACCATGCCCCGTGCAAATACCCCCTGGATGGCATCGGCTTTTCGCGCGTGGTCTATGATGGTAAAGGTGGCCTCATGCGCCTGAGTCTTTCCAAAGATCAAAAATATCGTATACGTACGCGCTTGTCAGATATTCCGCCCGCTGCCGTGGATTCGGTTTTGCGTTATGAAGACCGTTATTACTGGCAGCATCCGGGGGTCAATGTCCTGGCTCTTGCCCGCGCCGGATTTGGTCTGTTGGCAGGCCGACGCATTATGGGCGGATCCACCATCACCATGCAGGTAGCGCGGCTGACACATGGGCTGGAAACGGGAAAAATTGGCGCAAAGCTGTGGCAGATCGCTCTGGCCTTGCAACTGGAATGGCATTTCAGCAAGGAAGAGATACTTGAAGCCTACTTCAATCTTGCGCCTTACGGGGGTAATGTTGAAGGTCTTGGGGCTGCGGCAATGGTGTATTTTCACAAGATTCCGGAGCAGCTGACCCCCGGAGAAAGCACTGCCCTTATGCTGGTGCCGCAGAATCCTGTGCGGCGGCGGCCTGCCGGGGATAATACACATTTCATGGACGCGTTCAGCCGCCTTGAGGCTGTCTGGCATGGCCGTCAAGAACATGCGCCCTTGCGCGTATACGGACCCGAAAATTTGCCCTTTACAGCCCCCCATTTGAGCACCGAGCTTTTGCAGCAGGATGGCAGTGACACTCTGCACACCACGCTGGACCCGGCAAGTCAGCGCCGTCTTGAGCGCCAGCTACGTTTGTTTACCGCAAGACGGCATGATTACGGCCTTGTTAACGGGGCGGCGATGCTGCTTCATTGGCCCAGTATGGAAGTGCGGGCCCTTGCCGGTTCTGCAGATTTTTTCAATGCTGCCATTATGGGGCAGGTAGACGGAACCAGGGCGCGGCGTTCGCCCGGCTCTACACTCAAGCCTTTTATCTATGCCTTGGCTCTGGATCAGGGGCTTATCCACCCCTTGACCTTGTTGGCCGATACGCCACGCAGTTTTTCTGGTTATGATCCTGAAAATTACGACGGCAGTTTTCGAGGGCCTGTCAGCGCGAGTGAAGCGTTGAGGGCCAGCCGCAATGTGCCTGCCATTGCCCTGGCTGCCCGCTTGAGACAGCCTGGTTTTTATGAGTTTTTGAGCAGGGCCGGTGTGAATTTCGCATCCGGCGAAGAGCATTATGGCTTGAGTCTGGTGCTTGGCGGGGCAGAGGTAAGCATGCGTGAGCTTGCCGGACTTTACGCCATGCTTGCCAATAAGGGGGTTTGGCGTCCATTGCGCATGCTGCAGGGCGACAGGCGCACGGCGATTGCTCTGCCCCTGCTGTCGCCGGAAGCGTCGTATGTTGCCCTCGCCATGCTGGAGGACGGGAATCCGGATCGCCTTGTCCGTTCGCAGGGGGGGACAGTGTTGCCCTTGCGCCTTAAAACTGGCACCTCGAACGGTTTTCGGGATGCGTGGGCCGCAGGTATTGTCGGGCCGTATGTTCTTGTGGTTTGGCTCGGCAATTTTGATAACAAGCCCAATCCGCTGCTTGTGGGCGGCATCAGCGCCGTGCCGTTGTTTACGCAGATAGCCCGTGACATCGCAATGGCCGAACCGTTGCAGGACTATCAGGCGGAGCCTGCGCACGGGCTTAATCTGGAGCGTGTGGAGGTTTGCGCGGCAACCGGAGACCTGGACACATCTCTGTGCGAAGATACGGTTAAAACGTGGTTTATACCGGGAGTATCGCCGCTGGCTTCTTCCGGTGTATTCCGTCCCATACTCATAGACAGGCAAACGGGGCTGCGGGCCTGCATGCCACAGGCAGACCGTACGGAGGTGCGTATATGGGAATTCTGGCCCACGGATATGGCGCAGATGTTTGCAAGAGCCGGAATGCCCAAGCCCGAACCGCCGCCTTTTGCCCTCGAATGCGGGCGTGAAAACATGATTACGGGCGAAGCGCCACGTATAGTGCTGCCCAAGGATGGTCTGACCTACAAACTGAGCCTGAGCAGTCCGGGCCATGAAAACATGGTTTTTATGGCTCACGCCGATGCCGGTGTGAAAACCCTGCACTGGTTTGTCAACGGCCGTTATCTGGGCAAGGGAGTGCCGGGCGAGGTCTTTTTATGGCGAGCCGTACCCGGTGACATTGAGCTTCGTGTAGTGGATGACGCGGGTCGCGCCGGGAAAAAGCGCGTGCGTGTCCACGCTGTCCCCTAG